A stretch of the uncultured Cohaesibacter sp. genome encodes the following:
- the mltG gene encoding endolytic transglycosylase MltG encodes MVEDTKDKDELPKDGAGKTENIEDGQKDSKSKADKPDASASADKADKADKAGEVDGDASRSDGAEKKDTSGDKASSKAEAGTETDAKSEPKSDVTEKAVTAKDTDSDGKAETSSAPAKTVASDDGQLKAPRSARQAIEPDTPPPPPTRSKAVRHPIVVFMNFVVTVLLLGVLTVAGLLYYGKQTFIEEGPLSKEKTVLVSRGTGLATIASILEQENIISDKMVFEYGVKAYQQESNLKAGEYLFNPGISMHQVMNVLTSGKSILHSITIPEGYTSYQVHALLEKDKVLVGDLGDVPAEGSILPETYKFSRGTSRADMLKRMMNAHTRAVNEIWARRSPDLPLKDKNEMVTLASIVEKETGQAEERTRVAGVFVNRLKKGMKLQTDPSVIYGIFGGKGKPSGRPIFRSDLDKKTPYNTYQIEGLPPGPIANPGRAALEAVANPSRTKDLFFVADGTGGHAFAETLDEHNRNVKRWRDIERKRIDAQKKPAKDDASDN; translated from the coding sequence ATGGTTGAAGACACCAAAGACAAGGACGAACTGCCCAAGGATGGTGCCGGTAAAACCGAGAACATCGAGGACGGCCAGAAAGACAGTAAGTCAAAGGCGGACAAGCCTGATGCATCAGCGTCAGCTGATAAGGCTGATAAGGCTGATAAGGCTGGCGAAGTGGATGGGGATGCCTCCCGGAGCGATGGTGCCGAGAAAAAAGACACATCCGGGGACAAAGCATCGTCCAAGGCCGAGGCCGGGACCGAAACTGACGCCAAGTCTGAGCCTAAGTCTGATGTGACGGAAAAAGCTGTCACAGCGAAAGACACCGACAGTGACGGCAAGGCTGAAACATCTTCTGCACCCGCCAAAACGGTTGCCAGCGATGATGGCCAATTGAAAGCACCGCGCAGTGCCCGTCAGGCCATTGAGCCAGATACCCCTCCACCGCCACCAACCCGATCAAAGGCCGTGCGCCATCCGATCGTGGTATTCATGAATTTTGTCGTGACGGTGCTGTTGCTTGGGGTTCTGACGGTGGCAGGACTGCTCTATTACGGCAAACAGACCTTCATTGAGGAAGGGCCACTGTCGAAGGAGAAAACCGTTCTGGTCAGTCGCGGCACAGGCCTTGCGACCATTGCTAGCATTCTCGAGCAGGAAAATATCATCAGCGACAAGATGGTGTTTGAATATGGCGTGAAAGCCTATCAGCAGGAATCCAATCTGAAGGCAGGGGAATATCTATTCAATCCGGGCATTTCGATGCATCAGGTGATGAATGTTCTGACCTCGGGTAAATCGATCCTGCATTCCATCACCATCCCCGAAGGCTATACTTCCTATCAGGTGCATGCCTTGCTTGAAAAGGACAAGGTGTTGGTCGGTGATCTTGGCGATGTACCGGCAGAGGGTTCGATCCTGCCGGAAACCTATAAATTCTCGCGTGGCACCTCGCGCGCCGACATGCTCAAACGGATGATGAATGCGCATACGCGTGCCGTCAACGAAATTTGGGCGCGCCGGTCCCCGGATCTGCCGCTTAAGGACAAGAATGAGATGGTGACGCTGGCCTCTATCGTTGAGAAAGAGACGGGACAGGCCGAGGAGCGTACTCGTGTTGCCGGGGTGTTTGTCAATCGCCTTAAAAAAGGTATGAAACTTCAGACAGATCCGAGCGTCATCTATGGCATTTTTGGCGGCAAGGGCAAGCCGTCCGGGCGGCCAATCTTCCGCTCTGACCTCGACAAGAAGACGCCCTACAACACCTATCAGATCGAAGGCTTGCCACCGGGGCCGATTGCCAATCCGGGTCGTGCAGCGCTGGAGGCTGTTGCCAATCCGAGTCGGACAAAGGATCTGTTCTTTGTTGCTGACGGCACGGGCGGGCATGCCTTTGCCGAGACGCTGGATGAGCATAACCGCAATGTGAAACGCTGGCGGGATATTGAACGCAAACGGATTGATGCGCAGAAAAAGCCAGCCAAGGATGACGCTTCAGACAACTAG